A segment of the Fusobacterium sp. JB019 genome:
ATTGTGTAACATTATCAGGAAGTGGTGAACCAACTTTAAATAAAGATTTAGGAGAAATAATAAATTGGTTAAAAAAAGTAACTGATAAAAAAGTAGTCTTAATTACAAATTCTGGTTTACTAATGAAAAAAGAAGTTAGAAATCAATTGAAAAATTTAGATATTATATTGCCTACAATAAATAGTGTTTGCAATTCTACATTTAAAAAGATTAATAGAGCTTATGAAGATTTAAGTATTGATGATATAAAAAATGGGTTAAAATCTTTAGGGGAAGAATTTAATGGAGAAATTTTATTAGAAACATTTATTATAGAAGGAATAAATGATACAAAAAAAGAATTGGATGGATTAGCTAATTTTTTGAAATCAATAAGATATACTAAAATTCAACTAAATACATTAGATAGAATAGGAGCTGAAGAGTGGGTAAAACCATCTTCAAAAGAAAGATTAGAAATAATAAAAAA
Coding sequences within it:
- a CDS encoding radical SAM protein, with the protein product MYKYLFGPVPSRRLGRSLGIDIVNPKTCNMNCIFCECGITKELIKERKSYIDLEEMKKEFLHALDTVEFDCVTLSGSGEPTLNKDLGEIINWLKKVTDKKVVLITNSGLLMKKEVRNQLKNLDIILPTINSVCNSTFKKINRAYEDLSIDDIKNGLKSLGEEFNGEILLETFIIEGINDTKKELDGLANFLKSIRYTKIQLNTLDRIGAEEWVKPSSKERLEIIKKYLELKNVKNIEIIGKFKTEDKIEKNENLLKNMKSKRKYSEEELKNIFIK